A section of the Gallus gallus isolate bGalGal1 chromosome 4, bGalGal1.mat.broiler.GRCg7b, whole genome shotgun sequence genome encodes:
- the RAB11FIP5 gene encoding rab11 family-interacting protein 5 isoform X7 — protein MALLRAAALPADGPPAWLPTHVQVTVVRARGLRCKGGGGGGKAGSSDAYTIIQLGREKYCTSVAEKSGGCPEWKEECAFELPPTEPGAEAALLLTVMHRALVGMDRFLGMARVPLRAAGLQGRAAEERWHKLHSKPGKKEKERGEIQVSIQFTRNNLTASMFDLSMKDKPRSPFGKLKDKMKGKKKYDLESASAIIPSSMGALDMEDDYDVGGKKSKVKGFFLKNKLRKSSLTQSNTSLGSDSTISSASLGMATGGPEVTRSPSRHSSLSTERSVKDFLPSPKLTHKRAFSDDVSQVSPVLEPKAIHSLKPKTDPVSRSSLCINGSHVYSDEPTPRSPVPTPQGSAPLPVPRRPEEGFGFIPIHTDPHEVPWGAGSLERTQQREELRFIPSPPSLVLQEELKVSTKAVTLSNHLGRARMEENSRLENKPTQVATPMVFSAEVTKEKQPEEMRKEEKKTKGGLFHKSDAGSRGQGEKTGASHGPAAVGDDRSKAGGWFGSKEPKDSPQKPSLEVSPQVETSSDAPSHFPPRSPAQFPAAAVAHLARMLSPNLPPATRDSQPGCLSPTNPFLNSLQSNPFFEDLLADQVLNSPSPTHFFSSFPSEPHASTEVAESLCSSEDCSPSASLRLKDPERESPAKSVGVPVPETTPPSHADPPPPPDEEPAASPPPLSEWDETFDAFATSRLRPDPKKEDFFASVAAEGMAFIDDPDAASPTERSAEPDPEEGTKGFEKAEPQISSEMPPALLSWTNFSGLDVGANLVSTTQEATVIEDVLSPVSAGSAARRRKSSTPMVWAASLSSGNPGEKEASTLLSADNCAGEERDSNEEETSSVGENGWMTIATETSPDPSESTQSIGQGSTFGQRSFHSEGTFETKSTPHVLPRSTFSSESTAETIPGSNVAAVPPRVLQDMAVGRFPAASDTGKELQDDGGEMFDIRSSVYRLQASMRLEAGEGRVKMGSDAVLAPWAGVRGKEEVMPPPKPPRWFAAACGRGDDEDNASDTTARQRGGEEQQEGEEGLEQPRSHPSGDTTVPAPRTVVHEDAADVEAGGDTSLGEEPPEMNGTDAAEHFETCPSRFSVDELTLSGAAGSWSQPALSPVSQLSLSAEPSVAPEQEPCPAELGVSAPDLSPRPDSGLPETFWTALEEQEALGRPHSPHPVKPISAAVQEVSSEKKQQNKSSLTTALSNSLEKLKTVTTGSVQPVAPSSHLEKTDPKKVKDPTALDQSAKYYHLTHDELIQLLLQREKELSKKEEHIQELEDYIDQLLVRIMEQSPTLLQIPLGEAKTK, from the exons ATGGCGCTGCTCCgcgccgccgcgctgcccgccGACGGCCCCCCGGCCTGGCTGCCCACCCACGTGCAGGTGACGGTGGTGCGGGCCCGGGGGCTGCGCTGTAAGggcggcggcggtgggggcAAAGCGGGCAGCAGCGACGCGTACACCATCATCCAGCTGGGCCGCGAGAAGTACTGCACCTCGGTGGCCGAGAAGAGCGGCGGCTGCCCCGAATGGAAGGAGGAGTGCGCCTTCGAGCTGCCGCCCACCGAGCCCGGGGCTGAGGCCGCGCTGCTGCTCACCGTCATGCACCGCGCCCTGGTGGGCATGGACCGCTTCCTGGGCATGGCCCGGGTACcgctgcgggctgcggggctgcagggccgggcGGCCGAGGAGCG gTGGCACAAGCTGCACTCCAAGCCAGGCAAGAAGGAGAAGGAACGTGGCGAGATCCAGGTGAGCATCCAATTCACACGCAACAACCTCACAGCCAGCATGTTCGACCTGTCCATGAAGGACAAGCCACGGTCACCCTTTGGCAAGCTGAAGGACAAGATGAAGGGCAAGAAGAAGTACGACCTGGAGTCGGCCTCTGCCATCATCCCCAGCAGCATGGGTGCGCTCGACATGGAGGATGATTACGACGTTGGCGGCAAGAAGTCCAAAGTGAAGGGCTTCTTCCTGAAGAACAAGCTGCGCAAGTCGTCCCTAACACAGTCCAACACCTCTCTGGGATCCGACAGCACCATCTCATCAGCCAGCCTGGGCATGGCCACCGGCGGCCCCGAGGTAACCAGGTCCCCCAGCAGACACAGCAGTCTGTCCACGGAGCGCTCCG TGAAGGACTTTTTACCTTCTCCAAAGCTGACCCACAAGAGAGCATTCAGTGACGATGTCTCCCAGGTCAGCCCTGTCCTGGAGCCAAAAGCAATCCACAGTCTGAAGCCAAAGACGGATCCCGTGTCCCGCTCCTCCCTCTGCATCAATGGGAGCCATGTGTACAGTGACGAGCCCACCCCGAGGAGTCCCGTGCCCACCCCGCAGGGCTCTGCAccgctgcctgtccccagaagGCCAGAGGAGGGTTTTGGCTTCATCCCAATCCACACCGACCCCCATGAGGTGCCCTGGGGGGCCGGCAGCTTGGAGAGGACGCAGCAAAGGGAGGAGCTGAGGTTCATCCCCTCACCTCCCAGCTTGGTCCTGCAGGAAGAGCTCAAGGTGTCCACCAAAGCCGTGACCCTCAGCAACCACCTGGGCAGGGCCAGGATGGAAGAAAACAGCCGCCTGGAGAACAAGCCGACCCAGGTGGCGACACCCATGGTCTTCTCTGCAGAGGTGACGAAGGAGAAGCAACCCGAGGaaatgaggaaggaagaaaagaaaaccaagggCGGGCTCTTCCACAAGAGCGATGCGGGGAGCAGGGGCCAGGGGGAGAAAACTGGAGCCTCACACGgccctgcagcagtgggagatGACAGGAGCAAGGCCGGTGGCTGGTTTGGTTCCAAGGAGCCCAAAGACTCCCCCCAGAAACCCAG ccTGGAAGTGTCTCCTCAGGTAGAAACCAGCTCAGATGCtccttctcattttcctccccGCTCCCCTGCCCagttccctgctgctgctgtagccCATCTTGCTCGCATGCTGAGCCCTAACCTCCCTCCTGCTACCAGAGACAGTCAGCCCGGATGCTTGTCCCCTACCAACCCATTCCTCAACTCCCTGCAGAGCAATCCCTTCTTTGAGGACCTCCTCGCTGACCAGGTACTAAATTCTCCTTCACCTACTCACTTTTTCTCTAGTTTCCCGTCTGAGCCGCATGCTTCAACAGAGGTCGCTGAGAGCTTGTGTTCCTCTGAGGATTGCAGTCCCTCTGCCTCCCTAAGACTTAAAGATCCGGAGAGAGAATCTCCAGCCAAAAGCGTTGGTGTCCCCGTGCCCGAAACCACTCCTCCGTCCCATGCagaccctcctcctcctccagacGAGGAACCCGCcgcctctcctcctcccctctcagAGTGGGATGAGACCTTTGATGCCTTTGCCACCAGCAGGCTCAGACCAGATCCAAAGAAGGAGGACTTCTTTGCTTCGGTGGCGGCGGAGGGCATGGCTTTCATCGACGATCCCGATGCCGCCAGCCCCACAGAACGGTCAGCTGAGCCGGATCCTGAGGAGGGGACAAAGGGCTTCGAAAAGGCCGAGCCACAAATCAGCAGTGAAATGCCCCCAGCGCTGCTATCTTGGACGAATTTCTCCGGTTTGGATGTTGGGGCAAACCTGGTGAGCACAACCCAGGAAGCGACTGTGATAGAGGATGTGCTGAGCCCCGTGTCCGCAGGGTCAGCggcgaggaggaggaagagcagcacaCCGATGGTTTGGGCCGCCTCATTATCGTCTGGAAATccaggggaaaaggaggcttCCACCCTGCTGAGTGCTGATAATTGTGCCGGGGAGGAACGGGACAGTAATGAGGAGGAAACCTCGAGTGTAGGGGAAAATGGCTGGATGACCATTGCCACCGAAACTTCGCCTGATCCTTCCGAGAGCACCCAGAGCATTGGCCAGGGGAGCACATTTGGGCAGCGGTCCTTCCACAGCGAGGGCACctttgaaacaaaaagcactCCTCATGTCCTTCCCCGAAGCACCTTCAGCTCcgaaagcacagcagaaacaaTACCGGGCAGCAATGTGGCTGCCGTGCCCCCACGGGTGCTGCAGGACATGGCGGTGGGGCGCTTCCCCGCGGCCTCTGACAcggggaaggagctgcaggatgATGGCGGGGAGATGTTTGACATCAGGAGCTCGGTGTACCGGCTGCAGGCCAGCATGCGGCTGGAGGCCGGCGAGGGCCGTGTGAAGATGGGCTCTGATGCTGTCCTCGCTCCGTGGGCAGGTGTGCGAGGGAAGGAGGAGGTCATGCCACCTCCCAAACCTCCACGGTGGTTCGCggctgcctgtggcagaggggatGATGAGGACAACGCTAGTGACACAACGGCAAGGCAGAGAggtggggaggagcagcaggaaggcgAGGAGGGCCTGGAGCAACCACGGAGCCATCCGAGCGGTGACACGACTGTCCCAGCACCTCGCACAGTTGTGCATGAGGATGCTGCCGACGTGGAGGCCGGAGGAGACACCTCTTTGGGGGAAGAGCCACCGGAGATGAATGGGACGGATGCAGCCGAACATTTTGAGACCTGCCCCTCCAGGTTCTCCGTGGATGAGCTCACCCTGTcgggtgctgcagggagctggagtCAGCCAGCTTTGTCTCCTGTGTCACAGCTCAGCCTCAGCGCAGAACCATCAGTAGCCCCAGAGCAGGAGCCGTGCCCTGCGGAGCTTGGTGTGTCAGCACCAGACCTGTCCCCCAGGCCGGACTCAGGCCTACCCGAGACCTTCTGGACGGCATTGGAGGAGCAGGAGGCGTTGGGCCGCCCGCACAG TCCTCACCCGGTGAAACccatcagtgctgcagtgcaggaggtCTCCAGtgagaagaagcagcagaacaaatcCAGCCTGACCACAGCGCTGAGCaacagcctggagaagctgaagaCGGTCACCACGGGCAGCGTTCAGCCTGTGGCCCCCTCGTCACACCTGGAGAAAACAGACCCAAAGAAGGTAAAG GATCCCACCGCGTTGGACCAATCAGCCAAGTATTATCATTTGACCCATGATGAACTCATCCAGCTCCTactgcagagggagaaggagcTGAGTAAGAAGGAGGAGCACATCCAGGAACTGGAGGATTACATTGACCAGCTGCTGGTGCGCATCATGGAGCAGTCTCCCACACTCCTCCAGATCCCACTGGGGGAAGCCAAGACCAAGTAA
- the RAB11FIP5 gene encoding rab11 family-interacting protein 5 isoform X5 translates to MALLRAAALPADGPPAWLPTHVQVTVVRARGLRCKGGGGGGKAGSSDAYTIIQLGREKYCTSVAEKSGGCPEWKEECAFELPPTEPGAEAALLLTVMHRALVGMDRFLGMARVPLRAAGLQGRAAEERWHKLHSKPGKKEKERGEIQVSIQFTRNNLTASMFDLSMKDKPRSPFGKLKDKMKGKKKYDLESASAIIPSSMGALDMEDDYDVGGKKSKVKGFFLKNKLRKSSLTQSNTSLGSDSTISSASLGMATGGPEVTRSPSRHSSLSTERSVKDFLPSPKLTHKRAFSDDVSQVSPVLEPKAIHSLKPKTDPVSRSSLCINGSHVYSDEPTPRSPVPTPQGSAPLPVPRRPEEGFGFIPIHTDPHEVPWGAGSLERTQQREELRFIPSPPSLVLQEELKVSTKAVTLSNHLGRARMEENSRLENKPTQVATPMVFSAEVTKEKQPEEMRKEEKKTKGGLFHKSDAGSRGQGEKTGASHGPAAVGDDRSKAGGWFGSKEPKDSPQKPSLEVSPQVETSSDAPSHFPPRSPAQFPAAAVAHLARMLSPNLPPATRDSQPGCLSPTNPFLNSLQSNPFFEDLLADQVLNSPSPTHFFSSFPSEPHASTEVAESLCSSEDCSPSASLRLKDPERESPAKSVGVPVPETTPPSHADPPPPPDEEPAASPPPLSEWDETFDAFATSRLRPDPKKEDFFASVAAEGMAFIDDPDAASPTERSAEPDPEEGTKGFEKAEPQISSEMPPALLSWTNFSGLDVGANLVSTTQEATVIEDVLSPVSAGSAARRRKSSTPMVWAASLSSGNPGEKEASTLLSADNCAGEERDSNEEETSSVGENGWMTIATETSPDPSESTQSIGQGSTFGQRSFHSEGTFETKSTPHVLPRSTFSSESTAETIPGSNVAAVPPRVLQDMAVGRFPAASDTGKELQDDGGEMFDIRSSVYRLQASMRLEAGEGRVKMGSDAVLAPWAGVRGKEEVMPPPKPPRWFAAACGRGDDEDNASDTTARQRGGEEQQEGEEGLEQPRSHPSGDTTVPAPRTVVHEDAADVEAGGDTSLGEEPPEMNGTDAAEHFETCPSRFSVDELTLSGAAGSWSQPALSPVSQLSLSAEPSVAPEQEPCPAELGVSAPDLSPRPDSGLPETFWTALEEQEALGRPHSRAAAQPCPLPQSGDTQASALVVLPRETQPAEKPFFQQTTSPHPVKPISAAVQEVSSEKKQQNKSSLTTALSNSLEKLKTVTTGSVQPVAPSSHLEKTDPKKDPTALDQSAKYYHLTHDELIQLLLQREKELSKKEEHIQELEDYIDQLLVRIMEQSPTLLQIPLGEAKTK, encoded by the exons ATGGCGCTGCTCCgcgccgccgcgctgcccgccGACGGCCCCCCGGCCTGGCTGCCCACCCACGTGCAGGTGACGGTGGTGCGGGCCCGGGGGCTGCGCTGTAAGggcggcggcggtgggggcAAAGCGGGCAGCAGCGACGCGTACACCATCATCCAGCTGGGCCGCGAGAAGTACTGCACCTCGGTGGCCGAGAAGAGCGGCGGCTGCCCCGAATGGAAGGAGGAGTGCGCCTTCGAGCTGCCGCCCACCGAGCCCGGGGCTGAGGCCGCGCTGCTGCTCACCGTCATGCACCGCGCCCTGGTGGGCATGGACCGCTTCCTGGGCATGGCCCGGGTACcgctgcgggctgcggggctgcagggccgggcGGCCGAGGAGCG gTGGCACAAGCTGCACTCCAAGCCAGGCAAGAAGGAGAAGGAACGTGGCGAGATCCAGGTGAGCATCCAATTCACACGCAACAACCTCACAGCCAGCATGTTCGACCTGTCCATGAAGGACAAGCCACGGTCACCCTTTGGCAAGCTGAAGGACAAGATGAAGGGCAAGAAGAAGTACGACCTGGAGTCGGCCTCTGCCATCATCCCCAGCAGCATGGGTGCGCTCGACATGGAGGATGATTACGACGTTGGCGGCAAGAAGTCCAAAGTGAAGGGCTTCTTCCTGAAGAACAAGCTGCGCAAGTCGTCCCTAACACAGTCCAACACCTCTCTGGGATCCGACAGCACCATCTCATCAGCCAGCCTGGGCATGGCCACCGGCGGCCCCGAGGTAACCAGGTCCCCCAGCAGACACAGCAGTCTGTCCACGGAGCGCTCCG TGAAGGACTTTTTACCTTCTCCAAAGCTGACCCACAAGAGAGCATTCAGTGACGATGTCTCCCAGGTCAGCCCTGTCCTGGAGCCAAAAGCAATCCACAGTCTGAAGCCAAAGACGGATCCCGTGTCCCGCTCCTCCCTCTGCATCAATGGGAGCCATGTGTACAGTGACGAGCCCACCCCGAGGAGTCCCGTGCCCACCCCGCAGGGCTCTGCAccgctgcctgtccccagaagGCCAGAGGAGGGTTTTGGCTTCATCCCAATCCACACCGACCCCCATGAGGTGCCCTGGGGGGCCGGCAGCTTGGAGAGGACGCAGCAAAGGGAGGAGCTGAGGTTCATCCCCTCACCTCCCAGCTTGGTCCTGCAGGAAGAGCTCAAGGTGTCCACCAAAGCCGTGACCCTCAGCAACCACCTGGGCAGGGCCAGGATGGAAGAAAACAGCCGCCTGGAGAACAAGCCGACCCAGGTGGCGACACCCATGGTCTTCTCTGCAGAGGTGACGAAGGAGAAGCAACCCGAGGaaatgaggaaggaagaaaagaaaaccaagggCGGGCTCTTCCACAAGAGCGATGCGGGGAGCAGGGGCCAGGGGGAGAAAACTGGAGCCTCACACGgccctgcagcagtgggagatGACAGGAGCAAGGCCGGTGGCTGGTTTGGTTCCAAGGAGCCCAAAGACTCCCCCCAGAAACCCAG ccTGGAAGTGTCTCCTCAGGTAGAAACCAGCTCAGATGCtccttctcattttcctccccGCTCCCCTGCCCagttccctgctgctgctgtagccCATCTTGCTCGCATGCTGAGCCCTAACCTCCCTCCTGCTACCAGAGACAGTCAGCCCGGATGCTTGTCCCCTACCAACCCATTCCTCAACTCCCTGCAGAGCAATCCCTTCTTTGAGGACCTCCTCGCTGACCAGGTACTAAATTCTCCTTCACCTACTCACTTTTTCTCTAGTTTCCCGTCTGAGCCGCATGCTTCAACAGAGGTCGCTGAGAGCTTGTGTTCCTCTGAGGATTGCAGTCCCTCTGCCTCCCTAAGACTTAAAGATCCGGAGAGAGAATCTCCAGCCAAAAGCGTTGGTGTCCCCGTGCCCGAAACCACTCCTCCGTCCCATGCagaccctcctcctcctccagacGAGGAACCCGCcgcctctcctcctcccctctcagAGTGGGATGAGACCTTTGATGCCTTTGCCACCAGCAGGCTCAGACCAGATCCAAAGAAGGAGGACTTCTTTGCTTCGGTGGCGGCGGAGGGCATGGCTTTCATCGACGATCCCGATGCCGCCAGCCCCACAGAACGGTCAGCTGAGCCGGATCCTGAGGAGGGGACAAAGGGCTTCGAAAAGGCCGAGCCACAAATCAGCAGTGAAATGCCCCCAGCGCTGCTATCTTGGACGAATTTCTCCGGTTTGGATGTTGGGGCAAACCTGGTGAGCACAACCCAGGAAGCGACTGTGATAGAGGATGTGCTGAGCCCCGTGTCCGCAGGGTCAGCggcgaggaggaggaagagcagcacaCCGATGGTTTGGGCCGCCTCATTATCGTCTGGAAATccaggggaaaaggaggcttCCACCCTGCTGAGTGCTGATAATTGTGCCGGGGAGGAACGGGACAGTAATGAGGAGGAAACCTCGAGTGTAGGGGAAAATGGCTGGATGACCATTGCCACCGAAACTTCGCCTGATCCTTCCGAGAGCACCCAGAGCATTGGCCAGGGGAGCACATTTGGGCAGCGGTCCTTCCACAGCGAGGGCACctttgaaacaaaaagcactCCTCATGTCCTTCCCCGAAGCACCTTCAGCTCcgaaagcacagcagaaacaaTACCGGGCAGCAATGTGGCTGCCGTGCCCCCACGGGTGCTGCAGGACATGGCGGTGGGGCGCTTCCCCGCGGCCTCTGACAcggggaaggagctgcaggatgATGGCGGGGAGATGTTTGACATCAGGAGCTCGGTGTACCGGCTGCAGGCCAGCATGCGGCTGGAGGCCGGCGAGGGCCGTGTGAAGATGGGCTCTGATGCTGTCCTCGCTCCGTGGGCAGGTGTGCGAGGGAAGGAGGAGGTCATGCCACCTCCCAAACCTCCACGGTGGTTCGCggctgcctgtggcagaggggatGATGAGGACAACGCTAGTGACACAACGGCAAGGCAGAGAggtggggaggagcagcaggaaggcgAGGAGGGCCTGGAGCAACCACGGAGCCATCCGAGCGGTGACACGACTGTCCCAGCACCTCGCACAGTTGTGCATGAGGATGCTGCCGACGTGGAGGCCGGAGGAGACACCTCTTTGGGGGAAGAGCCACCGGAGATGAATGGGACGGATGCAGCCGAACATTTTGAGACCTGCCCCTCCAGGTTCTCCGTGGATGAGCTCACCCTGTcgggtgctgcagggagctggagtCAGCCAGCTTTGTCTCCTGTGTCACAGCTCAGCCTCAGCGCAGAACCATCAGTAGCCCCAGAGCAGGAGCCGTGCCCTGCGGAGCTTGGTGTGTCAGCACCAGACCTGTCCCCCAGGCCGGACTCAGGCCTACCCGAGACCTTCTGGACGGCATTGGAGGAGCAGGAGGCGTTGGGCCGCCCGCACAG CCGTGccgcagcccagccctgccctttGCCGCAGTCCGGTGACACACAAGCTTCAGCACTCGTGGTTTTGCCCAGGGAGACACAGCCAGCTGAGAAGCCCTTTTTCCAGCAGACGACCAG TCCTCACCCGGTGAAACccatcagtgctgcagtgcaggaggtCTCCAGtgagaagaagcagcagaacaaatcCAGCCTGACCACAGCGCTGAGCaacagcctggagaagctgaagaCGGTCACCACGGGCAGCGTTCAGCCTGTGGCCCCCTCGTCACACCTGGAGAAAACAGACCCAAAGAAG GATCCCACCGCGTTGGACCAATCAGCCAAGTATTATCATTTGACCCATGATGAACTCATCCAGCTCCTactgcagagggagaaggagcTGAGTAAGAAGGAGGAGCACATCCAGGAACTGGAGGATTACATTGACCAGCTGCTGGTGCGCATCATGGAGCAGTCTCCCACACTCCTCCAGATCCCACTGGGGGAAGCCAAGACCAAGTAA